One segment of Formicincola oecophyllae DNA contains the following:
- a CDS encoding type II toxin-antitoxin system HicB family antitoxin, whose product MRYPTVIEAGTNNTAFGAVVPDLPGCFSAGDTLNEALSTIEEAAQLWVETALDAGEEVPAPSTLAAHQKAYLGWLVGFVTLDPALLDNCIERVNISLPRRVLGRLDALALQADAGTVGKV is encoded by the coding sequence ATGCGTTATCCCACCGTGATTGAAGCGGGGACAAACAACACGGCCTTTGGTGCGGTGGTGCCAGACCTGCCTGGATGCTTCTCTGCTGGTGATACCCTGAACGAAGCCTTGAGCACTATTGAGGAGGCAGCCCAGCTGTGGGTGGAAACGGCCCTGGACGCAGGTGAGGAGGTGCCTGCCCCAAGTACCTTGGCCGCTCACCAGAAAGCTTATCTGGGATGGTTGGTGGGCTTTGTTACACTTGACCCAGCGTTGCTGGACAACTGTATAGAGCGTGTGAACATTTCCCTGCCGCGCAGGGTTCTGGGGCGGTTGGATGCCCTGGCCCTGCAAGCGGATGCTGGCACGGTTGGCAAAGTGTGA
- a CDS encoding agmatine deiminase family protein → MLTRRSALAALGTLGLAGFVPGAEGAGLRPAPAQPDPRLRAFHMPLEAARHTRTFMQWPVAASVYGRHELERVQQSIIDIANTIAEFEPVVLLGADTSRSGRKSGLSGAVELWDIPTDDLWCRDSGPTFVVDGKGALAIAHLRFNGWGGRQRCVHDSHVAERVAARLQVPLLETGLVGEQGGVDHDGAGLLLAHASCWVNANRNHLGRSEIAHRLCQALGGHEMIWAPGIVGADITDYHIDALARFIGPGKVLIQVDAVMDPTDPWSRAAHQTLACLKRVRGMTGRKLEIVTVPEPEHTRSKAPDFVSSYINYYVCNGAVIAAQFGDSRTDGIVEETLSELYPGRKIRMLNIDPLGESGGGIHCATQQQPMGV, encoded by the coding sequence ATGCTCACACGCAGGAGCGCTCTTGCCGCGCTTGGGACGCTTGGGCTTGCCGGGTTCGTCCCAGGGGCGGAGGGCGCTGGCCTGAGGCCAGCCCCAGCCCAGCCAGACCCGCGCCTGAGGGCGTTCCACATGCCGCTGGAGGCTGCGCGGCACACCCGCACCTTCATGCAGTGGCCTGTCGCCGCGTCCGTCTATGGACGCCATGAGTTGGAGAGGGTGCAACAATCCATCATTGACATTGCCAACACCATCGCCGAGTTCGAGCCAGTCGTCCTGCTGGGCGCAGACACGTCCCGTTCAGGCCGCAAGTCTGGGCTCAGCGGGGCCGTGGAACTGTGGGACATTCCGACTGACGATCTATGGTGCCGCGATTCTGGCCCGACATTCGTCGTTGACGGCAAAGGCGCGTTGGCCATCGCGCACCTGCGTTTCAACGGTTGGGGCGGCAGGCAACGTTGCGTCCATGACAGCCATGTGGCTGAACGGGTGGCAGCGCGGTTGCAGGTCCCCCTGCTGGAAACGGGCCTGGTCGGGGAACAGGGTGGCGTTGACCATGATGGCGCTGGACTGCTGCTCGCCCATGCAAGTTGCTGGGTGAACGCGAACCGCAACCACTTGGGCCGCAGCGAAATCGCGCACCGGCTTTGCCAGGCGCTTGGCGGGCATGAGATGATCTGGGCGCCAGGCATCGTTGGCGCTGACATCACCGATTACCATATCGATGCACTCGCCCGCTTCATTGGCCCTGGCAAGGTGCTTATCCAGGTTGACGCGGTCATGGACCCAACAGACCCCTGGTCGCGGGCGGCCCATCAGACATTAGCCTGCCTTAAGAGGGTGCGTGGCATGACAGGCCGCAAGCTTGAGATCGTGACAGTGCCAGAACCTGAACACACACGGTCGAAGGCCCCGGACTTCGTGTCGAGCTACATCAATTATTACGTTTGCAATGGGGCCGTCATCGCCGCCCAATTTGGCGACAGCCGGACTGACGGCATCGTTGAAGAGACATTGTCGGAGCTTTATCCTGGTCGGAAAATCAGGATGCTCAACATCGATCCCCTGGGTGAATCAGGTGGGGGAATTCACTGTGCGACCCAGCAACAGCCCATGGGTGTGTGA